In Edaphobacter paludis, a single window of DNA contains:
- a CDS encoding uracil-DNA glycosylase, which yields MAGDREQQLRAYVEYFRDMGIHDFYRRGEPVAIEAIEMAAAVSATDPSPIALEVAPIPADTPPIRGFQEPVIPKLVSFNDLAPMPEDRIPASERVAALQAIREEIGDCTRCPLAYAGRRNIVFGDGDPGARLMFVGEGPGADEDASGVPFVGKAGQLLNNMIGAMGLKREEVYIANIVKCRPPANRVPEPVEANTCTQFLVKQIDVVQPEVIVALGATAAMYLLGVKQSLASLRGQWHSCRGAKVVVTYHPAFLLRDPRQKGEAWKDLQMVMAEMGLKAPPKG from the coding sequence ATGGCAGGAGATCGAGAGCAGCAATTGCGGGCGTACGTCGAATACTTCCGCGACATGGGGATTCATGATTTCTACCGTCGCGGCGAACCAGTTGCGATAGAAGCGATTGAAATGGCTGCCGCGGTATCTGCGACGGATCCGTCGCCGATCGCTTTGGAAGTCGCGCCCATTCCTGCTGATACTCCTCCAATCCGTGGTTTTCAGGAGCCGGTCATTCCCAAGCTGGTTAGTTTCAATGATCTTGCACCCATGCCTGAGGATCGCATTCCTGCATCGGAGCGAGTTGCGGCGTTGCAGGCTATTCGGGAGGAGATTGGGGATTGCACCCGTTGTCCTCTCGCCTATGCAGGGCGGCGCAATATTGTCTTTGGCGATGGCGACCCAGGGGCGCGGCTGATGTTTGTAGGTGAGGGGCCGGGGGCGGACGAGGACGCCTCGGGTGTTCCTTTCGTGGGCAAGGCCGGACAGTTGTTGAACAACATGATTGGCGCGATGGGGCTGAAGCGGGAAGAGGTTTACATCGCCAATATCGTGAAGTGCAGGCCGCCGGCGAACCGCGTTCCGGAGCCGGTCGAGGCCAACACCTGCACCCAATTCCTGGTGAAGCAGATCGACGTGGTGCAGCCGGAGGTGATCGTGGCGCTGGGTGCTACGGCTGCAATGTATCTGCTCGGCGTGAAGCAGTCGCTGGCTTCGCTGCGTGGCCAGTGGCATAGCTGCCGAGGGGCGAAGGTGGTGGTGACCTATCATCCGGCGTTTCTGCTTCGCGATCCCCGGCAGAAGGGCGAGGCCTGGAAGGACCTGCAGATGGTGATGGCGGAGATGGGACTGAAGGCTCCCCCCAAAGGATAG
- a CDS encoding Gfo/Idh/MocA family oxidoreductase — MMSLDRRAFLKAAGIAAAGSGLKMIAQEPRETGQTISANDHIQIALIGAGIQGQGDTGWAVRVPGVKLVAVADCYDGRLAHCKEVWGDDVFTTRDYREILARKDIDAVIVATPDHWHKQAAVDAMTAGKDVYCEKPMIHLYSDGPEIIETARSTKRIIQVGSQRVSSIIYAKAKELLASGAIGQLNMVTARWDRNSAIGAWDYSIPLDASPETCDWPRFEGTAPKIPFNAEHFFQWRKWKAYGSGVAGDLFVHLFSGTHFITGSHGPTRAMATGGIRYWKDGRDAPDVMLALFDYAEGFNLSLHVNFVDGGEESEGLLFTGSEGTIEIAGNSVILNRVPREKEPGYTVSTFTNAMQKEYIAKYRQKYPLEPLTEMHQTGLERFVAPKGYSDSYDHFHNFFDSVRTRKPVVEDAEFGFRAAGAALLSNLSMAKGNVVHWNPTTMKLV; from the coding sequence ATGATGAGTCTGGATCGTAGAGCCTTCTTGAAGGCCGCAGGTATTGCCGCGGCTGGATCCGGGTTGAAGATGATTGCCCAAGAGCCGCGTGAAACGGGACAAACGATATCCGCTAACGACCATATCCAGATTGCGCTCATCGGCGCAGGGATCCAGGGCCAGGGAGATACGGGATGGGCAGTCCGGGTTCCGGGAGTGAAGCTGGTTGCCGTTGCCGATTGCTACGATGGTCGGCTGGCGCACTGCAAAGAGGTGTGGGGCGATGACGTGTTCACGACGCGTGATTACCGCGAGATACTGGCGCGGAAGGACATTGACGCCGTGATTGTCGCCACGCCGGACCACTGGCACAAGCAGGCTGCGGTGGACGCGATGACGGCGGGCAAGGACGTCTATTGCGAGAAGCCTATGATCCATCTGTACTCGGATGGGCCGGAGATCATCGAGACAGCGCGGTCGACGAAGCGGATTATTCAGGTGGGGAGCCAGCGGGTCAGCTCCATCATTTATGCAAAGGCGAAGGAACTGCTTGCCTCGGGTGCTATCGGCCAACTGAACATGGTGACGGCGCGGTGGGACAGGAACTCCGCCATCGGCGCGTGGGACTACTCGATTCCGCTGGATGCGAGCCCGGAGACATGCGACTGGCCGCGCTTTGAGGGAACGGCGCCGAAGATTCCTTTCAACGCGGAACACTTCTTTCAGTGGCGCAAGTGGAAGGCCTATGGCAGCGGCGTGGCTGGCGATTTGTTTGTTCATCTTTTTAGCGGGACGCACTTCATCACCGGGTCGCATGGGCCGACGCGGGCGATGGCTACGGGTGGCATCCGCTACTGGAAGGATGGGCGTGACGCGCCCGATGTGATGCTGGCGCTGTTTGATTATGCTGAGGGCTTTAATTTGAGCCTGCACGTCAACTTTGTCGACGGCGGGGAGGAGAGCGAAGGACTGCTCTTTACCGGCTCGGAAGGCACGATCGAGATTGCGGGCAACTCCGTCATCCTGAATCGCGTGCCGCGTGAGAAGGAGCCGGGATATACCGTCAGCACGTTCACCAATGCGATGCAGAAGGAGTACATCGCGAAGTACCGGCAGAAGTATCCGCTGGAACCCTTGACGGAGATGCACCAGACGGGCCTGGAGCGGTTTGTCGCGCCGAAGGGTTATAGCGACAGCTACGACCACTTCCACAACTTCTTCGACTCGGTGCGTACGCGCAAGCCGGTGGTGGAAGATGCGGAGTTTGGCTTCCGTGCGGCGGGCGCAGCGCTGCTCAGCAACCTGAGCATGGCGAAGGGAAATGTCGTTCATTGGAATCCCACCACCATGAAACTGGTGTAA
- a CDS encoding VCBS repeat-containing protein, translating into MRITALSLAFLLVVGAGAAAQAQDPSHATEFRKPTPGNGPDGKPRLAFLTHRLGTDHAEGITTLDMNGDGFKDLVSGAYWYENPGPHGGEWKQHQYRTVGVHNEFVSDCGEWTIDVNHDGAPDIVTTGWISNGLWWYENPKKPGAMWQKHFITNSYDTEGGAEGDINGDGKPDIALAHYNHSGVIWVDFSGATPKVHHVGGKEQDGHGIGVADINGDGKPDILTPSGWFQNVDADHDKWIWHQDWRLGDAGFPILGYDVNNDGKIDLIYGQGHGYGVYWLEQTGTTAHRVWKRHTIDESFSQSHALKLVDLDGNGVPVLVTGKRYRGHSGNDPGSYDPLVIYAYRIDRKTGTFTRTAISVNGTAGIGTQIVAEDLDHDGDIDLATAGKLGVHFIENLKVSTNVPKATREAQQPIERKWPFPGEGQEVPQEDGPR; encoded by the coding sequence ATGAGAATCACTGCTCTTTCGCTCGCTTTTCTTCTTGTCGTGGGCGCCGGTGCTGCCGCTCAGGCGCAGGACCCGAGTCATGCCACGGAGTTTCGCAAGCCGACTCCGGGTAATGGACCGGATGGCAAGCCGCGGCTGGCATTTCTGACGCACCGCCTGGGCACCGACCATGCGGAAGGCATCACGACGCTGGATATGAATGGCGACGGATTTAAGGACCTGGTGAGCGGCGCTTACTGGTATGAAAATCCGGGTCCGCATGGTGGCGAGTGGAAGCAGCATCAGTACAGGACGGTCGGGGTGCACAACGAGTTTGTCTCCGACTGCGGCGAGTGGACGATTGATGTGAACCACGACGGCGCGCCTGACATAGTAACGACAGGATGGATTTCGAATGGGCTGTGGTGGTACGAGAATCCGAAGAAGCCGGGTGCGATGTGGCAGAAGCACTTCATCACGAATAGCTATGACACTGAAGGTGGCGCCGAGGGAGATATCAACGGCGATGGCAAGCCGGATATTGCGCTGGCCCACTATAACCATTCGGGTGTGATCTGGGTTGACTTTTCCGGAGCTACGCCCAAGGTGCATCACGTTGGCGGCAAGGAGCAGGATGGTCACGGCATCGGTGTCGCCGATATCAACGGTGACGGTAAGCCGGATATCCTGACGCCGTCCGGATGGTTTCAAAATGTGGATGCAGACCATGACAAGTGGATATGGCATCAGGACTGGCGGCTTGGCGACGCTGGGTTTCCGATTCTTGGGTACGACGTCAACAATGACGGCAAGATCGATTTGATCTACGGGCAGGGGCATGGCTATGGTGTCTACTGGCTGGAGCAGACGGGCACGACGGCGCACCGTGTCTGGAAGCGGCATACGATTGACGAATCTTTCTCGCAGTCTCATGCGCTGAAGCTGGTCGACCTCGATGGCAATGGAGTGCCGGTGCTGGTGACTGGGAAGCGGTATCGCGGCCACTCGGGGAACGATCCGGGGTCTTATGATCCTTTGGTCATCTACGCTTACCGGATCGATCGCAAGACGGGCACGTTTACGCGGACGGCGATTTCAGTCAATGGTACGGCGGGTATCGGGACGCAGATTGTGGCGGAAGATCTGGACCATGATGGCGATATTGACCTGGCCACTGCAGGTAAGCTGGGTGTTCATTTCATAGAGAATCTCAAGGTTTCCACGAACGTTCCCAAGGCGACTCGTGAAGCGCAGCAGCCGATTGAGCGCAAATGGCCGTTCCCCGGCGAAGGTCAGGAAGTTCCGCAGGAGGATGGGCCGCGCTGA
- a CDS encoding VOC family protein, whose protein sequence is MLDNRSVPVNTVLPHIVYRNIPDAIDWLTRVFGFKEHYRYGDPVSGAQMHLGDAWIMLRGVREGSASPSQLGHRTQTLTIFVDDVDAHLLQAKASGAKIIEDLQETIYGERQYGAEDLDGHHWLFSQHVRDISPSEWGATIAKS, encoded by the coding sequence ATGCTGGATAACCGTTCAGTCCCGGTAAATACAGTGTTACCGCACATCGTTTACCGGAACATTCCCGACGCAATCGATTGGCTGACCAGGGTGTTTGGATTCAAAGAACACTATCGCTATGGAGATCCCGTCAGCGGCGCTCAGATGCATCTCGGTGATGCCTGGATCATGCTCAGGGGAGTACGCGAAGGAAGCGCGTCTCCATCGCAACTTGGCCACAGAACACAGACCTTAACCATCTTTGTCGACGATGTCGATGCTCACCTCCTCCAAGCCAAAGCGAGCGGAGCAAAGATCATTGAAGATCTTCAGGAGACCATCTACGGCGAACGTCAGTATGGCGCAGAAGATCTGGATGGCCACCACTGGCTCTTTTCTCAACACGTTCGTGATATCAGCCCCAGCGAATGGGGAGCGACCATAGCCAAAAGCTGA
- a CDS encoding HU family DNA-binding protein yields MIKQDLIQRVVERTGLPRTKAEAAVDAIFDSMKQNLIAGDRIELRGFGVFTVKPRKTGIGRNPRTGAEVTIAPGKAVRFKPGKELHLLE; encoded by the coding sequence ATGATTAAGCAAGATCTTATACAAAGGGTGGTTGAGCGTACCGGCCTGCCGAGAACAAAAGCAGAGGCTGCCGTTGACGCTATCTTCGATAGCATGAAACAAAACCTGATCGCGGGCGACCGCATCGAACTCCGCGGATTCGGCGTCTTCACCGTAAAACCGCGCAAAACCGGTATCGGGCGCAATCCGAGGACAGGCGCTGAAGTCACCATCGCTCCGGGCAAAGCCGTCCGCTTCAAGCCCGGCAAAGAGCTTCACCTGCTCGAGTAG
- the dcd gene encoding dCTP deaminase, protein MAIKSDRWIRQQAIEHDMISPFSEKQVREGVISYGLSSYGYDLRVSDEFKIFTNVNSAIIDPKQFDERSFVTVQSDSVIVPPNSFALARSIEYFKIPRDVLTICVGKSTYARCGIIVNVTPFEPEWEGFVTLEISNTTPLPARIYANEGLCQILFFQSDEVCEISYADRKGKYQHQQGIVLPKL, encoded by the coding sequence GTGGCCATTAAAAGTGACCGCTGGATTCGCCAGCAGGCGATCGAGCACGACATGATTTCTCCGTTTAGTGAAAAACAGGTTCGGGAGGGCGTGATTTCGTATGGGCTGTCGTCCTACGGATACGACCTTCGGGTTTCGGACGAGTTCAAGATATTTACGAATGTGAACAGCGCGATTATCGACCCCAAGCAGTTCGACGAACGGTCGTTTGTGACGGTGCAGTCGGACAGTGTGATTGTTCCGCCCAACTCATTTGCGTTGGCGAGGTCGATTGAGTATTTCAAGATTCCGCGGGACGTGCTGACGATCTGCGTGGGCAAATCGACCTATGCGCGATGCGGAATCATCGTAAATGTGACCCCGTTTGAGCCGGAATGGGAGGGGTTTGTGACGCTGGAGATCTCGAACACGACGCCTTTGCCCGCGCGGATCTATGCCAACGAAGGATTGTGCCAGATTCTTTTCTTCCAGTCCGACGAAGTCTGCGAGATCAGTTACGCGGACCGCAAAGGGAAATACCAGCACCAGCAGGGGATTGTTCTGCCGAAGCTGTAG
- a CDS encoding response regulator transcription factor: protein MRETTSEGYLRIGLIATDPLRIIGLQTMFSESGTEVIALSMPGALDASGVSLILIDAGCTDHLFELLATFRRRRPRLRLIVIGVQEDHQYIQRVIGAGAKGYLTHTAKESEFRLAIQIVQDDSVWAPRKVLARLLESSAADTASAAMESAPKFTEREGQVLRLLVAGSPNREIASALGIDAVTVKAHVGRIMRKVGVANRIALTVETLNRNLLEK, encoded by the coding sequence ATGAGAGAGACAACGTCGGAAGGATATCTGCGTATCGGCTTGATCGCGACCGACCCATTGCGGATTATTGGCCTGCAGACGATGTTTTCTGAGAGCGGCACCGAGGTGATTGCGCTGTCGATGCCGGGGGCGTTGGATGCTTCGGGGGTATCCCTGATTTTGATCGATGCGGGGTGCACTGACCATTTGTTTGAACTGCTGGCGACGTTTCGCCGACGACGTCCTCGGCTGCGGCTGATCGTGATTGGAGTGCAGGAGGATCACCAATATATTCAGCGGGTGATCGGGGCGGGAGCCAAGGGATATCTGACCCATACGGCGAAAGAGAGTGAGTTTCGGCTTGCTATCCAGATTGTTCAGGACGATTCGGTGTGGGCTCCGCGAAAGGTGCTGGCGCGGCTGCTGGAATCGTCGGCGGCAGACACAGCGAGCGCGGCGATGGAGAGTGCACCGAAGTTTACTGAACGGGAGGGACAGGTGCTCCGATTGCTGGTCGCTGGTAGCCCAAACCGGGAGATTGCGAGCGCCCTCGGCATCGATGCGGTTACGGTGAAGGCCCATGTAGGGCGGATTATGAGGAAGGTTGGAGTGGCAAACCGTATCGCGCTGACGGTGGAGACGCTGAATCGGAATCTTTTAGAGAAGTAA
- a CDS encoding lipid-binding SYLF domain-containing protein has protein sequence MKRITTIACGLAIVASSVSAFAASDKAKLTERLTDAQNVVRQIMATPDKGIPQSILAGASCVVVVPSYKKAAFVVGGQYGQGVATCRTPRGWSAPVFVQLAGGSFGFQIGGQSTDLVLVAMNQQGLQDMLKNKFKIGGDAAASAGPVGRNAQAGTDWKLNAEFLTYSRSKGLFAGINLDGTVLSQNQDDTRTMYGSDLPFETILKGNQATPEAARPFVRTVAHYFVVSKNNQ, from the coding sequence ATGAAGCGGATAACAACGATTGCATGTGGATTGGCCATAGTGGCAAGTTCTGTCTCGGCATTTGCAGCATCAGATAAGGCCAAATTGACGGAGCGTTTGACGGATGCTCAGAACGTCGTGAGACAGATTATGGCAACGCCCGACAAGGGCATCCCGCAGAGCATTCTTGCAGGCGCGTCCTGCGTGGTGGTAGTTCCCAGCTACAAGAAGGCAGCGTTCGTTGTGGGCGGCCAGTATGGCCAGGGTGTCGCGACCTGCCGCACGCCACGTGGCTGGAGCGCTCCAGTATTTGTGCAGCTTGCCGGGGGCAGCTTCGGATTTCAGATTGGCGGACAGTCGACTGACCTGGTTCTGGTTGCGATGAACCAGCAGGGGCTTCAGGACATGTTGAAGAACAAGTTCAAGATCGGCGGAGACGCTGCTGCTTCGGCGGGCCCGGTTGGCAGAAACGCACAGGCCGGAACGGACTGGAAGCTGAATGCGGAGTTTCTGACCTACTCGCGGAGCAAGGGGCTTTTCGCAGGCATCAATCTGGATGGCACGGTTCTCTCGCAGAACCAGGACGATACGCGTACGATGTACGGCTCCGATCTCCCGTTTGAGACGATCTTGAAGGGCAATCAGGCGACACCGGAAGCTGCTCGTCCATTCGTCCGGACCGTAGCTCATTACTTCGTGGTGTCGAAGAATAACCAGTAA